GTCGAGCGCGACGGGCAACAGGCGGCGGCCGCCAAGCTGAAGTTGCTGTTCGAGGATGCCGGCCTGCCGGTGCTGCCGACGACGACGCATATCGTGCCGCTGATGGTCGGCGATCCGGTCAAGGCCAAGCGGATCAGCGATATCCTGCTCGCCGAATACGGCGTCTACGTTCAGCCGATCAACTACCCGACCGTGCCGCGTGGCACCGAACGCCTGCGCTTCACGCCGGGCCCGGCCCATGACGAGGCGATGATGGTCGAGCTGACGCAAGCGCTGGTCGAGATCTGGGGCCGGCTTGAGATGCGTCGAGCCGCCTGATCCTGGCCTGGCGGCTGCTGCGATCCGACATCGACAGGTCAAGAATGTAAGTAAATATTGCTGCCGCACGCATGATGCATCCCATTCGAAGTCCGGTCGTTCCTGCTGCGGAACGATGGACAGGATCGAGGAATGGAGCTGCTGACCGAAGCCTTTCTGGGCAAGCCGATCTGGATGTGGGTGGGCTTCCTGGGTGTGGTGATCGCGCTGCTCGTCTTCGACCTGGGCGTGTTGAACCGCAAGGATCACGAAATCGGCGTGAAGGAGAGCCTCAGGCTCTCCGCCTTCTACATCATCTTCGGCCTGCTCTTCGGCGGCGGTATCTGGTGGTGGATGGGGCAGGAGGCGGGTGTCGCCTATCTGACCGGCTTCGTTGTCGAAAAGACGCTGGCGATGGACAACATCTTCGTCATCGCGATGATCTTTTCGTACCTGGGCGTACCGCGCGAGTATCAGCACCGCGTGCTGTTCTGGGGCATCCTGGGCGTCATCGTGCTGCGCGCGATCATGATTGCGGCCGGCGCTGCGCTGGTCGAACGGTTCGAATGGGTACTCTACGTCTTCGCCGCCTTCCTGATCGTCACTGGCATCCGCCTGCTGTTGACCGTCGGAAAGCAAGCGTCGGTCGGCGACAACGTGGTGCTGAAGTTCGTG
The nucleotide sequence above comes from Roseomonas aeriglobus. Encoded proteins:
- a CDS encoding TerC family protein, translating into MELLTEAFLGKPIWMWVGFLGVVIALLVFDLGVLNRKDHEIGVKESLRLSAFYIIFGLLFGGGIWWWMGQEAGVAYLTGFVVEKTLAMDNIFVIAMIFSYLGVPREYQHRVLFWGILGVIVLRAIMIAAGAALVERFEWVLYVFAAFLIVTGIRLLLTVGKQASVGDNVVLKFVQRHLPVTNRIEGDHFLVREPDPVTGKMKTWLTPLAVALILIEAADIVFAVDSVPAIFTITTDPYIVYTSNIFAILGLRALYFALAAAIHRFHYLKYAMAAVLIFIGSKIFAADALGIAKIPPLISLSVTLGILGAGILWSLYSTRGQPDKVAG